One window from the genome of Pantoea cypripedii encodes:
- the sapA gene encoding ABC transporter substrate-binding protein SapA, producing the protein MPKLFPTLLLGLSVLSASAWALPANDIRHTGFVYCVNGTVNTFNPQLASSGLVVDTLAAQLYDRLLDVDPYTYRLIPDLAQSWEVRDNGATYRFHLRKDVAFQHTNWFTPTRKMNADDVVFSFARMFDRQHPWHNVNGGSYPYFDSLQFADSVQSVKKLDNDTVEIRLNSPDASFLWHLATHYAPVLSKEYADQLTAKGQQERLDREPVGTGPFQLSEYRTGQYLRLARNPQYWRGVPRLQQVVIDLGVGGTGRLSKLLTGECDVLAYPAASQLSILRDDPRLRMTLRPGMNIAYLAFNTRKPPLDRPEVRHALALAINNERLMESIYYGTAETAASILPRASWAYDNDARVTEYNPTKARETLKALGVENLHLRLVVPTASQSWNPSPLKTAELLQADLAQVGVRVTIVPVEGRFQEAQLMAMNHDITLTGWATDSNDPDSFFRPLLSCAAIRSQTNYAHWCSPAFDEVLQHALLSQQLAARIESYDTAQQMLAQELPVLPLASSLRLQAYRHDIKGLVLSPFGNASFAGVYRDESSEE; encoded by the coding sequence GTGAATACCTTTAACCCGCAGCTGGCCAGCAGCGGGTTAGTGGTCGATACGCTCGCCGCGCAGCTTTACGATCGGCTGCTGGATGTCGATCCCTATACCTATCGCCTGATCCCCGATCTGGCGCAAAGCTGGGAAGTGCGGGATAACGGCGCGACATATCGCTTCCACCTGCGTAAGGATGTCGCCTTCCAGCACACCAACTGGTTTACGCCCACCCGTAAAATGAATGCCGACGATGTGGTGTTCAGCTTTGCCCGCATGTTTGATCGCCAGCATCCGTGGCATAACGTTAACGGCGGCAGCTACCCTTATTTTGATAGTCTGCAATTTGCCGACTCAGTGCAGAGCGTGAAAAAGCTCGATAACGATACTGTCGAGATTCGCCTGAACAGCCCGGATGCGTCGTTTCTATGGCATCTCGCCACCCATTACGCCCCCGTGCTCTCCAAAGAATATGCTGATCAACTGACAGCCAAAGGTCAGCAGGAAAGGCTGGATCGGGAACCCGTCGGCACTGGCCCATTCCAGCTCAGCGAATACCGCACCGGGCAATATCTGCGTCTGGCACGTAATCCGCAATACTGGCGCGGGGTGCCACGCCTCCAGCAGGTGGTGATTGATCTCGGTGTCGGCGGTACCGGACGCCTGTCGAAATTGCTGACCGGCGAATGTGACGTACTGGCCTATCCAGCCGCCAGCCAGCTCAGCATCCTGCGCGATGACCCACGTTTGCGTATGACGCTGCGTCCCGGCATGAATATCGCTTATCTGGCGTTTAACACCCGTAAACCGCCGCTGGATCGACCTGAAGTGCGGCACGCGCTGGCGCTGGCGATTAACAATGAACGTCTGATGGAATCGATTTATTACGGCACCGCAGAAACCGCCGCGTCGATTCTGCCGCGTGCCTCGTGGGCGTATGATAATGATGCGCGCGTAACGGAATATAATCCGACCAAAGCGCGGGAAACATTGAAGGCACTTGGCGTGGAAAATCTGCATTTGCGCCTGGTGGTGCCCACCGCGTCGCAGTCGTGGAATCCCAGCCCGCTGAAAACCGCTGAGTTGTTACAAGCCGATCTGGCGCAGGTTGGAGTGCGTGTCACCATCGTCCCGGTGGAAGGTCGTTTTCAGGAAGCACAGCTGATGGCGATGAACCATGATATTACCCTCACCGGCTGGGCCACCGACAGTAACGACCCTGACAGCTTCTTCCGTCCGCTGCTGAGCTGCGCGGCGATTCGCTCGCAAACCAATTACGCGCACTGGTGCTCACCCGCCTTCGATGAAGTGTTACAACACGCCCTGCTGTCCCAGCAACTCGCGGCGCGTATTGAAAGTTACGACACGGCGCAACAGATGCTGGCGCAGGAACTGCCGGTGCTACCACTGGCATCGTCGCTACGTTTGCAGGCCTATCGCCATGATATTAAAGGCCTGGTGCTGAGTCCGTTTGGTAACGCCTCATTCGCGGGCGTTTATCGTGATGAAAGCAGCGAGGAATAA